The Buteo buteo chromosome 5, bButBut1.hap1.1, whole genome shotgun sequence DNA segment agcagatgcTTGGTTGTATAGATAGTGCAGAGTTATTACAGCAGTCACACTGGGAAAGCGTTAGTTATCTAAGGAGACAAATTGAACAAGACAAATCTAGGGCCAACCTGTTTCTCCTCAAGCAGTTTGTAAACACATACTGAGAAGCAGAGAATTAGGAAAGGAGAGTTGAATTTGCTCTCGCTGTGACCCAAATTCCAGCATTGAGCTGGTTAAGGGCAAGCAAACTTGGCGGCTCGTTTCATTTTAATCTACTGTTTTTAAGCAAGACGTCATTCAAACCTGGTAGTTTGATAGGTGATGCTGCTCAGATCCTGCCTTTTGTTAAGGacagttttgtttccttctaaACCTACTGTAGCTTCAGCTGAAGATCTGCTCCAGGAATGGGGAGCTCCCAGGCAGCCTGGAGCTCCTTAACATTTCCTCCACCACCCCAGTTGCTGGGGCCAGgtagcagctgctgctcccatACAGTTCCTAAAAGTTTATTGGGGACATGAGCAGCCACGTACGTTTGGACCAAGCATCTTCAGCACCAGCTTCAGGTTTTTCTGTTCCCACAGAATTTATCTAAGCTTTGATGAATTAACTTCAGGGTAGGCATGACCCTGCTCTGAGAGAAGGCAAGGGCAAGAGTCCCACTGGGTCAAAAGTGGGAAGCAAGTTTCAGTCGCTCTGATTGATCTGTTCCAGAAATATAGGTTGAGCTCTCCTGAGTTTGGTGAACAGCACCTCTCGGGGGGATGTGAAGGCATTTGGCTTTCACTGATTCTCTCCACACCATTTGGTATTTCTCTAAGCAGCGCCCTGAAGGCAGATCTGGGGTTTGTCAGCTGCTCTCGCTTGTAAACAGCTAAACATATTTGCCCAAACACCCCCCTTGCAAAGAGAGAGCCAGCAGATTTTGTCTTCCATGTACAGCAAGTAGATATGGTAAAGCGCAAATAGCAGCAGTTCACAGTGATCAGTACATACGACGAAGCCCATTCAACTCCAATGTCTGTTTGGATTGTGCTCGTACTTCTCCTTGTGCAGGATCTGTAATGGGTACCGTGTCAGCACAGGATGCTTGATTCTGGCTATATGGACCGAATTTTATGTATTGCTACAGCAGCACAAGCTTCTGTGGGCTATTGCAACTCTGCCTTACAGACAGTAAGACAAGAGCCAGCTCCTGTCCTTGTTCTAtgtaataaaatgcttttttctgctgtgcaggACCCCATGTACCTGCTGGGTCCATCAAGTGGGAGTAAATTCAGCGTTGTGCTCTTAAGACAAGTACTGTTGGAAATCCCAGCTTAGGTTAAAAAGAAGTGCACGGTATTTGTGGAGAATGATGGCAGTTAATACAATAAGCCTAACCATTTCTAAACTTTTCCCTCCATTAAGCAAAAATAATCAGTATCATTATCTTTTATATTTTGTGAATGGAAATAATAATATATGCATTCTGAACATTAGCAGATTCAAATTTGCTTTCAGCAAGAAATGTGAACATTTCAGCATAAGGACTATATATATTATGTTTTACTAGCTGTTGAGTACACGGAGTTCCAGATAGTTAATTCTGGCAATGAGAAATATCTGTGAGTCTTGTGATGTGAGAAAGGCAATGAATGAAGCActtcagaggagcagagggTAATGTTATCTATAACTTCCATCAATCATGACAAAACAGAGCCAAACAAAGCTACTCACTGGGATGGGTGAGGGTACTGACCCAAGGTCTGTGCCCTTACTCACAGTAATCTTGATTTCAACttcttaaaagtattttactaTGGCTCAGGAAGTCCTTAAGCCATGGATTGCTGGAGGTTGAGAGAAAATACCAGGGAAGTATCACCACAGACTTACTTTGATCTTCACATTTTTGCTAAATAAGAGGCCTGAGCTGGTACAGCTCTTCTTACTTTTTCAAGTTAAgggccaaattaaaaaaaggaccCGAAAGAGattaaagcagaatttaagCACATAAatccagcactgaaataaaaaggttCTCTCGGCTCCTGTCCAATCCTAGAGGCACCTAACTCAGGAGGCACCTACTTTCGATCTCCAAGAACCTCAAATGCGGAACAGCCACCCTGCGCACGTGCCCAGAACCCCCACCACCTCGGTGGCTCTGAGTCCTGCTGGGTCCTGCCAGGGTGACGGATTTGGCCAGGGGATGGCCCAGGTCTTGTTGGCTGTGGAGAAAACCACACGCTTCGGTTCGTGAGCTAAGTTTGTGCCGAGGATGTGTAGCtgagaaggggggaaaaaaaagcaaaccttctgacagaaaagaaaatgagggagTGCAGAAGTGTCTTTAGCTCAGCAGTTCGGATGGACCTTGAGGAAGGGGAATTGCGTGTGCCAGAGCCACCCGCTCTCTTTCACATTGCATTTGTGCCTCACCTTCCTGGCTGGAATTCAGAAACAGCTCTTGGGGGAAAGACTGAAACTCCAGGTCAGGTAGGTGCTCTCACCACTAAACTAGAAATTATATTCACCTTTGGTCTTCCTCTCCTTCTAGCTCAATGaatctttaattctttttatgcAAAGAGGAACAGATTCAACATTAGGGCATGCGGtgctctcttccctgctctccccgTCTCGCCTGGGTAGCTTGTACCCTGGAAGGTAACTGGTGGAAATTCATGAGCTCCTGGAATTTTGGAGCTTCAATGAGAAGCGTCTGGGTTCTTGGCTGTCTAAATTTGGGAATTGTGCCTGACCTGTCAAACGCTCCCCTGAGCAGTCAGGTTCCCGAGTCCTTACACCACCTCTGAAAACGGAGTTTCGAGGTAGATCCACGCAAGGTTTTAGGTGCTTAATTACTGCTTTGGCTAACAACAGCAATTGCCAAGGCTCCTGCTCAGCCATCATCCAACACCAAGGTCCAGACACCCTTTGTGTTTCACCAGAGATGCTCTGTGGGTGCCTTCATCTCTCTCTTTGGGCACACCCGGAGGCGCTTGAGTCTTGCCAGCCCTGAGTGACCTGCAACAGAGCACCAGCCTGACACGCTTTTGAAAGACGCGAAGTGCCTAACTCTAAGAGGGGCTTTGGTACTTGTCACCTCAAATGAAGCAAGGTACCTGGCAATTTGCTGCTCCGTGTACTGCTGTGGTGCATCCCGTTGCGTACAGAAAGCAGGCACCTAACAGCGTAGCAGCCGCCTGTATCAGGATTGTAAGCTGAGTGTTGCCATGTACCTTTTTGCGACTATATTCCTAAATACTTGGTAGCATAGGATCAGTGGGTGGTACCAGCTGCCTCATCGATCACGGTGCTACTTCTTGGGGCACAAGATGCATTACATCGGTCAGCTCCACGTCTCCAGGAACGTAGATCCTACTGGAGCTATACATTAAAGTCGCGCTGTGTTTACCTTAAAGCAATCTGACGGAGGGATTAACTAGGTGATCAGTCCATCTTACCGCATCACAGAGGAGCAATTAAACTATTCCCAAACAAAATTGCTAGGATTTGACACCTAACCTAACTGCTGATATCTCTGGAATCTTCTCTGCCTGCTCGTTCAAGTGCTCAACTGTCCTTATTAAGAACTGTGCCAATTTTGTCCGGCTGAAAGTTAGAatatgtttcttcttctttgtctGTCCTTGTTGATCAGTGGGAATAACAGACCCCGTCACAGAAAATTACTCTGGCTTTGCAGGAGGGGCTGGTGAGCCCCCATTTGGAATATAGATCCCAGCAACGGTCACCTCGTTATAAAAGAGAGTTAATGCAAATAGGGAAGTTGGAAAAGAGCCCAAATGATACAAGAACTTGATTATTCAGAAAAGGGTTAGAAAAGCTACAGCGTGGCTGCTGCCTTTGGGAAACAGGCGATTAAAAGCCACGTTAGGGGGGGTCTGAAGAGCTCGGGGGGAATAGCAAGGATTCACATACACGGGGAGAGCCGAGCTAGTGACAAATACCAGAACAAAAGGGAAATTAACAGAAGGTTAAGCAGGGATGATCGGCAAAGCGGTGTAATCTATTTGTGAATTTATTCGTATTTAGCGCAGTTAATATATGGAAAATTATACTAGGGCTGTAGCAGAAACAACTATTAGAAATCATTTTACAAGGCTTTAGACAAGTGTGGGGGCTTATAATAACACTGTGGGATGCAACTGGTAAttcagaggagaggagaggactTACATCTTTGTCACAATCTCATCTCTTAAAACATTTAGATGCATTGTGCTAAGTAATAGACGTGGTTACTCTAAAACGACTATCTACGGTTCTCAGAGAAAGGTTTTCATTTACGAGATTAATTTCACTTCCAGCTTCGAATACatagatgtggaaaaaaaataaaaaatcagagaGGCTTGGAGGGGCAGGGATGAATCCtgatctcagcagcagcagaacaaagcCTGAATAACTCCAGGAAAAAATGCTGGATGCACACAGGGATGTGACCGAGACAAGATCTGGTCCTGAACTGCGTGTGTTCCAGATGGGAAAGCCTTGATGTCCCCTCCTTCGATTTCAAGGAAAGCTAACAAAAGAGTCCCAAGTCCTTTTAGGGCGTTTCTGCAGTTCTTGGAAGAAGCCTGTATGTCACCATTTGCATATGATGCCTCCAGGCCATCAGCTTCAACAAGCGTTGGATCAGGCTGAGCGGGTCCCTTCCTTCGACCTGCAGCTTCGCCTGTTCGTTAAGACAAACCGAACTGCCCTCGGCTCTGGTGGACCCGCTGGAAATTCCCCTTCCTCTGCAccaggggagcgggggggggcaccgagGTGTTGCCCTTCGGAAAGCTGCGTGATCACAGTACCACGCTCTTTCCAGGACGGGGGCTTAACCCACGGCTATGAGATGCGTGGGTAAGATCTCCACCTACTCTCCGGAGGGGAGATCCCTGCAGGCAGTTACCGACGCAAGAGCTCCCGCCGCACTAGCACCGTTTACTCAGCAAATCGAAGGCAATTAATCACAATTTCTccactagggaaaaaaaacccacccacttGATTTGGACCCAGCATTACGCAGGGAAACCGACAAAACACTGTGCCGTAACCCACCCTAAACTCTGCTAAAGGTATTTTCTTCCCAGGGCTCCCCTTCCACCTGGCAAGCCCCGCCTGCCTTCGGGAAACGGGGACGGGCGGAACGAACTTTAATTACACTTGGATGTGCCGAGGAGCAAGATCCACCCGCGGGGCCGTCCCGCCGGTCTTTGGGCCGCCGCGGCCGGACGGGGGGAGGCCGAGGGAGGAACCCACGGGGAACACGCGGGGCTTTCCCGGCCCCCCTCCCGCAGAAagcggcgcggcccggcggcggcaggGAGCTCGCCCCGGCGGGACCGGGCCGTGGCGCAGGTGCCGTCCCGGCGCGGGCGGGGAGGGCCGGAGGGATGCGGGGACggcggggggggctggcggCGCGGATGGCGGCAGGAGGCGGTTTCGGGCGGCGGGTGAAGGCGGCGACGCCATGCGTCCCCGGCCGTCCCGGTTTCAGCGGGGCGCAGTCGGGGCCGTAGCCGCAGGGATTCCGCCGGCACCGGCCACCGGGACGCCCCGccgcctctcccctcccctccgccccgccgcgccgggcggGCCGCGGGCGGCAGACGACGGCGGCGGAGCCCCGAGACCCCCGGGCGGCTCCAGCCCGgtcccccgcccggcccggcagGTGGGTCcgcccgccccgtcccgccccgtcccgccccgccgggctcGGCGCCCCCCACGTCGGGGCGGCGACGGGGGCGGGCGAGCCCGGCGTGCGTCGCCgtccccctccttccccgccgccgcggggggcgAAGGGGGCAGAGCCGGGCGGCCGCTCGGCCCAGCCCCGCCGGGCGGACGGGGCCCCGCGTCCCCtcggagcgggagcgggagcggcgGCATGGCGGGGCgagcggccgggcggcgggcgggctgaggcggggaggcgccggcggcggggggctcaCCGCCTTCTTCTTTGCCGTCCCCCGCAGGgagcggccgcccccccccgcgccaCCATTGCCTCGCACGGCAAGGAGGACCTGCTCGCCGTCGCCGCCCGGCTCTGGCAGCGGAGGAGGCGGCTGCtggccgccgccgggctcgcCCTGGCCATGGCCGTCGCCCTGCTGGTCGCCgtgcccctgctgctgctgcaggcgcCCGCCGAGAGCGGCGCCCACTACGAGATGATGGGCACCTGCCGCATGATCTGCGACCCCTACAGCGGCGGccggccgcccggccccggcggcacGGCCGCCGTGGAGGCCCTGCAGGACCTGGGCGCCAACCCCCCGCCGCCCTTCGTCCAGGGACCCAAGGGGGAGCCGGGCCGGCCGGGCAAGCCGGGCCCCCGCGGACCCCCCGGGGAGCCGGGcccgccggggccgcggggcccgccgggggagcggggcgaCGCGGGGaagccggggctgcccgggctGGCGCTggcgggcgcgggcggcggcggcggcggcgggagcggcggcggggcggcggcggcggcgggcggcgaggcggcgggcgggctgAGCGCCGCCTTCGGCGGGCCGCGCATCGCCTTCTACGTGGGGCTGAAGAGCCCCCACGAAGGCTACGAGGTGCTCAAGTTCGACGACGTGGTGACCAACCTGGGCAACCACTACGACCCGGCCAGCGGCAAGTTCACCTGCCAGGTGCGCGGCATCTACTTCTTCACCTACCACATCCTCATGCGCGGCGGCGACGGCACCAGCATGTGGGCCGACCTCTGCAAGAACGGCCAGGTGGGTCCCCGCCGCTCCCGGCCCCCCgtccgtcccgtcccgtcccgtcccgtcccgtcgcGTCGCGTCTTTCCCCCCCGCGGCGCCCGCGGAAAGGAGCAACCGGAGCATCTTCCCCGCCGTCGGGGCGGGGGTGCAGCCGCGGGGAGCAGCCTTAGAGCCGCCACGGACTCCGGGCTCCTCCCGGCTTGCAAACTTTACCGCCGGCatgggggggaaggagaagccAGGAGCCGGGGACGGGAGGAGTGGGAGgactggggaagaggggctCGGGAGGAGTGGGAGgactggggaagaggggctcgggggggagctggggaagaggggctcGGCAGGCTGATGGAGGGGCCGGGGAAGAGGGGCTCGGGGGGCTGACGCGCCCCGCGGCTGCCTTGGCAGGTGCGGGCCAGTGCCATCGCCCAGGACGCGGACCAGAACTACGACTACGCCAGCAACAGCGTGGTGCTGCACCTGGACTCCGGCGACGAGGTGTACGTCAAGCTGGACGGAGGCAAAGCGCACGGAGGCAACAACAATAAGTACAGCactttctctggctttcttttATACCCCGATTAACGCAAAGCGAGCGACGCGACGCAGCTGGCCCCGCCACTGATAGCCGTGGGGTCGGTTGGCGTTTCTGTACCCCGTCGTGCCGATGTTCCTGCTGGTGTCCGCTGTCTCCGCAGGTCACTTCAGCTTCATTATCAGTTTgtatggttggttttttttttttacacctgtGGAAACGAATTAGAAGTGAAACAAAGCGATCCCCTTCCTCGCTCTCCCCCGTTTCTTCTGAACCCCCTCTCCCTTTGTCAGCCTCAGTGTTTTGTGTGTCACATGAGGAACTTGGCATCTTGAAACTCTCGAGTGGTTCCCGGGGGGTTTAAGAGAGCCCAGAGTTCAGACTGTGCCACACACAGTATTTGAACCGGTCACATTTTTTCGTCAATGAGtattgatgatgatgatgatgatgaatttTCAGATCGACTATTCGCGAAGTGGGACTGGACCGTAACtggtttttcctctgctgctttgtttgtATGGGGTCAAGtgcaaacttttcttttctgtgcaatgCAATGCTCGTGTGAATGATGGTGTCATTAACGTCAAACCTGTTCCTGTCTGCAAAAGTATTCAGTCATTGACCACAATCACCAAAATATCAcattaaattatgtttttagaCAATGCCTTCTTGCTGTCTGTCTCTTCCAGTGCTGCGAAGGAGCGCTGTGGTGGTGCCAGGGGAGGGCGGGAGGTAAAGGAGGGGGTCACTTCAGTCCCCTAGGTTTGCAGCAAAATTTAAAGTTAGGATGGGGCAACCTTGCCTAGGTCTTGATTGTGATTCAGAGGGgctgggaagaagcagagggagagggagaaacccTTCACCTTTATGCAGTTTTGTAAAAAGGCGGCACATGGTCACAAAGAAGTGAAAGTGGGGGCGTGGAGCGGATCTCCTAAACGGCTTTTACTGGGTCTGAGCCTGATCCAGAGGTTAGTGAAGTACAGGAAGAGCAGTTTAATCAGCAGTTACGGAAAGCTGGGTTCCTGTAACACGCTTGACAAATGTAAGAAGGCAGCGGGGGAGACAGTCTGTCTAGACCCCTGCACTTGCAGTGCGTATATGGGTTGGAAACCACACCTGACTGTAGGTGGGTCTGCACAGTCCCTGAGACGGCCTGGGAGAGAAAGCTCACCAAAGATGGATGGATTCAGACCATTTGGGAAGGTTTTCTCCTGCTGGTCCTTGGTAAATCCCAGCCACCCTGTGTACTTTTAAAAGTGCACAGGTGTGTAACTAGTGCGTGCGGTCCTGAGCCTTTGGTGGAGGATGTGAATCTTTCATCAACGCCCCAGTAGGTAACCTCCTCAGTTTGGCTAAGTTGGGGTTGCTCTGCTGAAGCTAAAAGAGCTAAGCTGATTTACAACAGCGCttactttcattttattgtcttatcatttcatttttccctccTGAAGCTCTCACCTCCCTATCAGCTTACTGCCCTTTGCAGCGTTAATGCAGTTTCACGGGTAGGAGGGACGGGAGCCGGACTGCAACGGCTCTGCCCAGGCTGGAGCTTTCCCCCTGCCCTCATGttgcagaagggaagggaacCACAGCTGGGGTGGGTTTATTCCAGCCCCACTTTGGGGCAGCCCAGTGATGACTGAGTTCTTATAGTCTCTTCTGTCTCCTACCTAGTCCTTGGTGGGTATTGTCTTCTTGTTGGCTGGAAGAGGAGGgtcagagagagaaagcaattCCTCCCTTCATCCCGTCCTCAAACATCCCCCAGCTGAGGGAAGCAGAGTTCATAACCAGGTACATGTGTTAGACACTTATCAATCTCTAATGTCTTGTCGATTTGTACTATTTAGAATATGATTAAAACCAGTGTCTGGGACCCAAATGAAGTATAATTGCTATGGATCCTCAATTCCCCCCAGATCCGTAATCCTTTTTGACtattcctcccctcccctccgaCGAAATGGAGCTTAGACACAAAGCCCTCggtttaaatttcaaaaaattaaaattgacatGCAGCAGCATTAGCGGGAGCCAGGAGGAATTCTAAGGAGGTGCCTGGGCTCTGCTTTATCCTTTGCATTAAGAAGCAATTTGTACTTCTAACAAAGACCCAACTGTTCCCCCTTGGCAAAAGGGCAATGAAGATGCCTTGCAAGGGAATTGCTGTTCACAATACTTAAATAAATTTGAATCTtagatttttaaatctgtattcCCTGGTGGAGCCTGCTCCTCGCAATTCAAATGCAGGGCTAGCGGTGTGTGCCTGCCAAGGTGTCAGTAGCTAAGCGGATGATGGATTGATGAGGCAATGGGAAGACACAGGCTCACAGTGGCGGTTTGCCCCGACAGTGATCTATGTATCTGCACATTATCAATGTCATGAGGAGGCTTGAACCACCCTCGCTAGATGTCTCATTTTCCACTTATCTCTTATGTACTAATTATCAGGCTGGATTATTCCCCAggatagaaacaaaaaaaaatgctcgCTGCCACTCCACTGACAGTTTACACAATCAATAGAACGAACGTCTCCCTCGGCTGCTCGcaggcttttttgtttcctgttctcATCGCAGGGTCCTCCGAGATTGCCCCTGTGGGTGGTTGATGGCTTTCACCCAGCATCTGCGGCGGTGGTGCTTGGGCAGGCTTCTCCATCCCAGTCATCTTGGTAGTAGCTCACTgtgtgggttggggttttttttctgaagtaacaCAGGGAAAAGCAACCGAGAGATGAAAAACTTCAGTGCTTGGTGGTGCAGCTGtccagaaaagcagaggcagcattGCGGGTGGGGATGGCAGTCCCTGTGCTGCGGGTGGCTGTGGGTGAGACCAGGGTCGTGGGCAGCCCAGCAAGCAGCCTGGGGTGGGCTCCTAACCCTCTGGGCTTCGGCAGCATCCTCCTCCGCTACGCTGTGTTCCGTGCTTTATACATGTTTTGTGGCACAGAGAGAAGGGGCTGTTTGTAGCAGGGATACCCTGGTCCCCTGGTTTGGATCGAAGGAGGAGAATTAGTGTCTACTCAGAGGCTGGCTTCAGTGTTCTCTGGGACCAGCTTTCCCAAGTGATACTGGTATCTCAGACAACCATTAGGCAGTGTCTGCTCTGGAGGTCTGACCCCTCAGAGGTGTTATTTTACTTGATGAgtaaagcaaatgcttttaaaaattgtgagGTGGTTAGGTGTGATGCAAATAGGGAAACCTCCCTGAAAGGAGTAGAAAGTTGGAGTTTTAGGGTACTTCTGTTTTGTGCTCAAgttaaagtaataataaaaaagttaagataaaaaaaaaaatagacaggTATTCATGTTCTCAAAGCAACTTAGATACTGCAGCAATAAAGCCCTGATCTTTGTGCTACTGATGTGAATCCTTGACCCTTGTACTGTGCCTGGGCAGCACCGGCTGTGGAAAGGATCCCTGGAaaagaggggagcagggagacaTCCAAGCACACAAAACACCGTGGAAGGGGACACGGCGATGCTGCTGAGAGCCCCGAGAGGGGTGCCAGCCACCCCTTGTCTGCAGCCATTCCTGGAAGAAGGCGTTTGGGTTACTCTGCTCCCCTGCAAGCCAGCGGGCTCGTGGCTGGgcacttgttttcttctgttttgaccTTCATAGGCTTGGGGAGCTCCTGGCAAGTCTCTAGCGAGATGGGTGAGGAAATCCTGCTTTGGCTAGAGTGAAGCACGTTAGCTGCTGGGGCTAAGTTTTCACCAGCCGCTGTACAGAAAGAGTTTTCTGAGGATGCCCGTGCTGCAAGGGCAGCTGGGTGTCCGATATCCCCTGCAAAGTCTGGTGCCTCTGTGTTTTTCAGGATCTGGGCTTGCAGATTTTCTCCTTGATGCTCATCCCTTTGTGGAGTGATGGGTTGATGGGGCCACAGTGGCCCGCAGCGGGGCAGGAGAGCCCCACGTCTGGGTTCccctctttcccttctgctgttaGAAAAGTAAAGTGCTGCTTCTTGTGCCTCATGGCTTTACACATGTGCATTGAGCCACACTTTGGTCTTGAGCTTACTGCTTTTGAAACTCACTCTGGGCATTTTTCTCAGAGATTTAATGCTTGCCTATCTCCTTGCTTGGCTCCTTCAGCGGCTTACAGTGCCGGGATGGGTTTAATCTGTGAACTCATAAAGTAGGGGGGAAGGGTTTGGTGGATGCTCATGTGATCTTTTTGCGTTTATGCCACAGATTAATTATATTAAAGGGGTATGTGGCAGATAGAGGCAAAATGGCATAGAAATCTCTTTTAAATCTGTTTGTgtcaaataccttttttttgtaacatgccatttttttttccttattgtgATTGGACTGAACTCTGGGAAAAATTCCCGCTAAGATCCTGTGCCTTAGTATTGTCTCTG contains these protein-coding regions:
- the C1QL2 gene encoding complement C1q-like protein 2 isoform X1; protein product: MAVALLVAVPLLLLQAPAESGAHYEMMGTCRMICDPYSGGRPPGPGGTAAVEALQDLGANPPPPFVQGPKGEPGRPGKPGPRGPPGEPGPPGPRGPPGERGDAGKPGLPGLALAGAGGGGGGGSGGGAAAAAGGEAAGGLSAAFGGPRIAFYVGLKSPHEGYEVLKFDDVVTNLGNHYDPASGKFTCQVRGIYFFTYHILMRGGDGTSMWADLCKNGQVRASAIAQDADQNYDYASNSVVLHLDSGDEVYVKLDGGKAHGGNNNKYSTFSGFLLYPD
- the C1QL2 gene encoding complement C1q-like protein 2 isoform X3, with the translated sequence MAVALLVAVPLLLLQAPAESGAHYEMMGTCRMICDPYSGGRPPGPGGTAAVEALQDLGANPPPPFVQGPKGEPGRPGKPGPRGPPGEPGPPGPRGPPGERGDAGKPGLPGLALAGAAGGLSAAFGGPRIAFYVGLKSPHEGYEVLKFDDVVTNLGNHYDPASGKFTCQVRGIYFFTYHILMRGGDGTSMWADLCKNGQVRASAIAQDADQNYDYASNSVVLHLDSGDEVYVKLDGGKAHGGNNNKYSTFSGFLLYPD
- the C1QL2 gene encoding complement C1q-like protein 2 isoform X2, translated to MAVALLVAVPLLLLQAPAESGAHYEMMGTCRMICDPYSGGRPPGPGGTAAVEALQDLGANPPPPFVQGPKGEPGRPGKPGPRGPPGEPGPPGPRGPPGERGDAGKPGLPGPAAAAGGEAAGGLSAAFGGPRIAFYVGLKSPHEGYEVLKFDDVVTNLGNHYDPASGKFTCQVRGIYFFTYHILMRGGDGTSMWADLCKNGQVRASAIAQDADQNYDYASNSVVLHLDSGDEVYVKLDGGKAHGGNNNKYSTFSGFLLYPD
- the C1QL2 gene encoding complement C1q-like protein 2 isoform X4, which gives rise to MAVALLVAVPLLLLQAPAESGAHYEMMGTCRMICDPYSGGRPPGPGGTAAVEALQDLGANPPPPFVQGPKGEPGRPGKPGPRGPPGEPGPPGPRGPPGERGDAGKPGLPGLAAGGLSAAFGGPRIAFYVGLKSPHEGYEVLKFDDVVTNLGNHYDPASGKFTCQVRGIYFFTYHILMRGGDGTSMWADLCKNGQVRASAIAQDADQNYDYASNSVVLHLDSGDEVYVKLDGGKAHGGNNNKYSTFSGFLLYPD